In Silene latifolia isolate original U9 population chromosome 3, ASM4854445v1, whole genome shotgun sequence, a single window of DNA contains:
- the LOC141647692 gene encoding interactor of constitutive active ROPs 2, chloroplastic-like: protein MQTPKARNGSAEVSQRLSASTQTFQKSSPSTNRTNGQIKVAVSGSDSAAFPNSSSRTPRNRSPKVLERGSPRSPMTEKKRLPKLSDLESQLAQLEVELKKTKTQLNSSEAQKQRAMQEREEMKKQLVVMSTRLEEYQQQLDELSVSDDTTVKELQKLSQERDRVWQSELEAIQVQHSMDSAALASALNEIQKLKKQLEMVAESETAQTRHAEKAHEEIENLRGGLSETVLLVENMRKQLSDCKGSEIRALQVARESQMQLEEAMTIAVSLRSEGLKAKETYNGFVLELEKSKEQASSLEVLVKELEEKLQNRSRKNSLDKLEEIMPEADGGRKKELEALKLEVGKLRSALEASELRYQEEYIQSTLQIRNAFDQVERVKLETSAREADLEAELKKARSAIEELKLQLMIKDTVIQNSSAHNMGLKSKIEENETCTKKSEAETDIKTLKGDLQDLKAVLMDKETQIQNTINENEMLKAEIEKRVCPTTKVNGEVAESAEAARAAEREALLKLRYLTEEADKSCREAVQVAEQLDATRTANIELEAELRKLKVQSDQWRKAAEAAAVMLSTGSNGKFLESSVPRHSTTSKLDIPLSDDVDDDSPKKKNGNVLKKIGLWKKGQK from the exons ATGCAGACGCCGAAAGCTAG GAATGGCTCAGCGGAAGTGTCTCAGAGGTTGTCAGCTTCTACACAAACATTTCAGAAGTCATCTCCGTCGACAAATCGAACTAATGGACAGATCAAGGTTGCAGTATCTGGTTCTGACTCAGCGGCTTTTCCAAATTCGTCAAGCAGAACACCTAGAAACAGGAGTCCTAAAGTCCTGGAACGTGGATCTCCACGGAGCCCTATGACTGAG AAAAAACGTCTTCCCAAGTTATCTGATCTTGAATCTCAGCTTGCTCAACTTGAAGTAGAGTTGAAGAAAACAAAGACCCAACTGAACTCATCTGAGGCACAGAAGCAGCGTGCGATGCAAGAACGAGAAGAAATGAAAAAGCAACTTGTGGTTATGTCCACGAGACTTGAAGAGTATCAACAACAGCTTGATGAGCTTTCTGTTTCTGATGACACCACAGTTAAAGAACTTCAAAAACTCTCCCAAGAACGTGATCGAGTTTGGCAATCAGAGCTCGAGGCCATCCAAGTGCAGCATTCCATGGATTCAGCGGCATTGGCCTCGGCTCTTAATGAGATCCAAAAGCTTAAAAAACAGCTTGAAATGGTGGCCGAGTCTGAAACTGCTCAAACTAGGCATGCTGAAAAAGCGCACGAGGAGATTGAAAATTTGAGGGGTGGGCTTTCTGAAACCGTCTTGCTAGTTGAGAATATGAGAAAGCAGCTTAGTGACTGTAAAGGGTCTGAAATTCGGGCGCTGCAAGTTGCTAGGGAATCCCAGATGCAATTAGAGGAAGCCATGACAATTGCAGTCTCTTTACGGTCTGAAGGGTTGAAGGCAAAGGAGACTTATAATGGTTTTGTCTTAGAGTTAGAGAAATCTAAAGAACAAGCTAGTTCACTGGAGGTTTTAGTGAAGGAACTTGAAGAGAAGCTGCAGAATAGGAGTAGGAAGAATTCATTGGATAAATTGGAAGAAATCATGCCAGAAGCGGATGGAGGTAGAAAGAAAGAACTGGAAGCATTAAAACTAGAAGTTGGGAAACTGAGATCTGCATTAGAAGCTTCAGAACTTAGATACCAGGAGGAATACATCCAAAGCACATTGCAAATCAGAAATGCGTTTGATCAAGTAGAACGCGTAAAATTAGAAACAAGTGCTAGGGAGGCTGATTTGGAGGCTGAACTGAAGAAAGCAAGAAGTGCGATAGAAGAGCTGAAATTGCAATTGATGATCAAAGACACCGTAATACAAAATTCTTCAGCACATAACATGGGTTTGAAATCCAAAATCGAGGAGAATGAAACCTGTACAAAAAAATCAGAAGCCGAGACTGATATTAAGACGTTGAAGGGAGATCTTCAGGATCTTAAGGCAGTTCTGATGGATAAAGAGACTCAAATTCAGAATACAATAAACGAGAATGAGATGCTAAAGGCAGAGATAGAGAAAAGAGTGTGCCCCACAACCAAAGTAAACGGAGAGGTTGCTGAGTCAGCAGAAGCAGCGAGAGCTGCTGAGAGGGAAGCTTTGTTGAAACTTCGGTATTTAACCGAGGAAGCTGATAAGAGTTGCCGGGAGGCAGTTCAGGTTGCAGAACAGCTAGATGCGACTCGGACAGCAAACATTGAACTTGAAGCTGAGTTGAGGAAATTGAAG GTTCAATCTGATCAATGGAGGAAAGCAGCTGAGGCGGCTGCTGTTATGCTGTCAACTGGGAGTAATGGCAAGTTTCTCGAAAGTTCAGTTCCCCGACATAGCACTACTTCAAAACTTGACATTCCACTTTcagatgatgttgatgatgactccCCCAAGAAGAAAAACGGTAACGTACTAAAGAAAATTGGGTTATGGAAGAAGGGTCAGAAGTAG